TCAtaccctgacctctgacctcaccTGCAGCTGGGATGtacctggggaggtggggggtcgTTCTCCCTACTGCCCAGGCGGAATCCAGGTTGGGGAGTGGAGAAGAGCTTCTCTCTTCTCTACTCCCTTCATGATTCCtgagcttccccccacccccctttcccatTTCCTTTGATGTTATTTTGttacagcttttaaaatatttttaaaaattatttaatccctggggacagagacagaggaggggagggatggtAAAGGATCCCGGGTTCTGTATGAttgaaataaagataaacaaatcTAGCAGCTGAGTCATTCTGAAAGATGAGAGCACAGGTACTAGAAGCACTTCTTACCTTCCCAACCAAATTCACACATGTTGACAAGAAAAGGCAAAAGGCAGAAAGAACCAAAGACGGGATTTATTAGGAGCCCAGTCCTCTGGAAGGCAGAGCGCGGAAGTGTAGGAGGGCACAGGGCGGCAGGCATCACGGCAGGGCTGCGTCGGGGCTGGAAACCGACTCTGTCACCTGGCGCACCCAGTGCAGGTACGGGGAGTTCCCCTGCTCCACAGGCAGCGCGATCACCTCGGCCACTTCGTAAGGGTGCACCGAGCTGCAGAGAGATGGGGGACGGGGTCACTCAAAGACCTACTCAAAGGAGCCCACCCCACGGCGGCCACCCTCACCCCGGCCACCGCAAAGCTCTCACCGAACAAAATCTGTCAAAGCTGGAACCAGGGAACTTCGGGTTTTAATCATCTAAGGGGCGAGGACAAGGTTGAATgagccccagggtgggggtgtcTCGTGAGCTCTTGAGGGCAAGGGGTCAGAGGGAACCGAGAACTGAAGTTCTGCAGGTGGGGAAATGACTCTCACCATCAGCACCTCACTGTCTTCCTCAATCTTTCCTTTCCACTCGTAGCTGTGAAGGCCGGGGAAAGAGTGTTACGGGAGCAGGGATTTTCTTCCCCCGGGGAAAAAGCGCGCAGGCGGCCCCCCGAGTTAGGTCAACCGCGAGCTCCCGGGACTCACATGGATGTAATCTGAGGGACGAGGTTGACGCAGGCTGCCAGGCGCTTCTCCACCACGGCCCTGAGGGGGGGAGACAGCCCCATTCAGAGCGGCCCGTGGCCAGGCCTCGGCACTGCCAGCCCAGAGACGGGTTTCCAAAGCTGGAGCAGGCTGAAAGCAGCGGGCGGTCACTCTGACACCCCAACTCTCCCTTCAAGATCACCCTCTCTCCACACTGGAGTCCCCACCTGGCGATCTCCTTGGCGACCTTCTCATTGGGGCAGGTGACAAAGGCTGCAGAGACCGAACCAGGAACATAGCCGGAGTCAGAGGCCGGCGAGGACTGGGGAGGGGGGCTTCCTGAAGCCATTGACAGCAGGGCTCGGGGCAGCAACAAAAGGCGGGAGGCCACAGAGAGCAGCGCCGGCATCCAAAGCAGCGACAggagcagagcagcctgggggCAGGCGGTGAATTTGGTGTCTCCCCACAAATGCCCCAGGCAACTGCTCCCCAGAAACCCCTCGCTTGGATTAGACACTCGGCTTTTGCCCTCCCTCTTACGCACCCCGAAGGAGAAGGTCCCTGAAGCTGAGAGAGAGACCtaaaaaaattaaggcaaagGCTCGGTTTTTACTCCCTCCTCAGGGGCCAACCTCTGGGGTTTTGGGTACGGGTGGTGGTGGTCCAGGCCTGGAGGTCCAGAAGGGGCGGGGCTGGTCACTCACCCCTCCGCCGAGCAGGACTGCCGGAGCCCGCACCCCCCTCATGCAGCCTACGCTGCTAGAGGAGGGCTGAATATCAAAGGCCACACGTAACGCCGAGATAGGACCCCAAACCCAGGAAGAGCGGCCTCTTCTTACCTGGGCGGCAGCCACGTGATAAGAAAACAACGCATACCACGTGACTGGAGGAGAGGCACCACAGGAGCCTCTAGAGCCAGCCAATCCCGGCCCTAACGTGGCCGTTTGCCCTGCCTCNNNNNNNNNNNNNNNNNNNNNNNNNNNNNNNNNNNNNNNNNNNNNNNNNNNNNNNNNNNNNNNNNNNNNNNNNNNNNNNNNNNNNNNNNNNNNNNNNNNNNNNNNNNNNNNNNNNNNNNNNNNNNNNNNNNNNNNNNNNNNNNNNNNNNNNNNNNNNNNNNNNNNNNNNNNNNNNNNNNNNNNNNNNNNNNNNNNNNNNNNNNNNNNNNNNNNNNNNNNNNNNNNNNNNNNNNNNNNNNNGGCGGGGGGCGGTGGCTTCCGGCCCGCGACTGCGCGGTGGCTGCCGAGGTCCTGCTGCCGAGGTGCTACGTCCGGGCTGCCCGGTCGGCGCTCGTGCGTTCCCGCGGCCCCGGCCTCCCGGGAGCTGGGCCCCGTGGGCGGCATAGGGGACACAGAGCGGCAGCAGGCGCAGGTCTGGGCCGACGGGGTCGGCCAGGCTCACGACCGAAGGACCTCCTCGTCGTCTTCCACAGGCCCTGGAACTTAAACCCCCGGTtggttttttggttgtttctgttttgttggtggGGAGTGCGCGGGGCTAATTTCACTGAAAAGTTTCCACGTGTCGGGGGCTTGGGGAGGCATGTGGCGTTTGAGGCGACACTGTCCCCTTATTGAGAGCTTCTGTGACCCCCGGTCTCCTTTCCTCCACAGCCTCATCCGCCGTGGGGTCTACCCCACTCCTCATCTCCTGACCTGCACTCTGTCCTCCGGGATCTCCTTCCGAGGGGGCCATGGATACCTCGACACCTTTGCCTCCTGTCCCCCAGTCCCCGAACTGCAACCCAGCCCCACGGACTATCCAGATCGAGTTCTCTCAGCATAGCTCATTGCTTCTGGAAGCCCTGAACCGTCACAGACTAGAGGGAAAGTTCTGTGATGTGTCCCTTTTGGTGCAGGGCCGGGAACTTAGGGCTCACAAAGCAGTGTTGGCTGCTGCCTCTCCTTACTTCCACGACAAGCTTCTTCTGGGGGATGCACCACGTCTCACCCTGCCCAGCGTCATTGAAGCTGATGCTTTCGAGGGACTGCTCCAGCTCATTTATTCAGGGCGCCTCCGCCTGCCACTGGAtgctctccctgcccacctccttgTGGCCAGTGGCCTCCAAATGTGGCAAGTAGTAGATCAGTGCTCAGAGATTCTTAGAGAATTAGAAACTTCAGGTGGTGGAATTTCAACCCGTGGAGCGACCCCTTATCACACACTTCTTTCCACCACATCTTCAACAGGAGGGTGGTGCATTCGCTCTTCCCCGTTCCAGACTCCTGTGCAAGCTTCTGCTTCTACCCAGAACCCCGTTGGAGGGGACGGAAGTGAACTGGGAAACGTGTTACGGATTCaagttgaggaggaggaggaggaagaagatgatgatgatgatgaagaccAGGGGTCAGCAGCTCTCTCTCAGACTCCTCAGCCTGCAAGAGTATCAGGGGTTCCCCATCCTCATGGATCCCATCCACTGCCCATATCTGCTACTCCCCGCAGGCTTCCAGACAATGAGAATGCACCACTTGAACCTCTGACCCCTTCTGCACCACCCCCCAAAATCATCTACATTAAACAGGAACCTTTTGAGCCTAAGGAGGAGATATCAGGAGGTGGAACTCAGGCTGGAGGAGTAAAGGAGGAGACCACAGTGTTTTCTGGAGGGGACACTGAAGGGACTGAAGAGCTAGGATTCTTGACACCCTCAGGAGCAGGGGCAGcatctggaggaggaggaggtccaTCCTGGAAACCAGTGGATCTTCATGGGAATGAGATCCTGTCTGGAGGTGGGGGGCCTGGGGGAACAGGGCAGGCTGTTCATGGGCCTGTGAAGCTAGGGGGGACACCCCCTGCAGATGGAAAATGCTTTGGTTGTTTGTGTGGGAAGAGGTTTGCAGTGAAACCAAAGCGTGACCGGCACATTATGCTGACCTTCAGCCTTCGGCCCTTTGGCTGTGGCATCTGCAACAAGCGCTTCAAGCTGAAGCACCATCTGACAGAGCATATGAAGACCCATGCGGGAGCCCTGCATGCCTGTCCCCATTGTGGTCGTCGGTTCCGAGTCCATGCCTGTTTCCTTCGCCACCGGGACCTGTGcaagggccagggctgggccacagCTCACTGGACTTACAAATGACTACTGAGGCCGTACACTGACTTCTAGGACAAGAGCCAATGCTGCTGATGGATACTTACCCCTCACTACCATGGCACCCCAATCATGGATTTTGTAACGTCAAGAGGATAGAAATATTATGGACCTCTTGTTCCTGGCAGATTTGGAACCAGATTTCTCATCTCCAGCTTTTTATTAATCACCTTACAGGAAAGCGGTTTACAGGTCATATGCAAATTGGTCATTTGCCCATAATAGACCTTTTCATACAGGAAACCAGATTTCAGATTAGAAGTTTATTTGGAGAAGAGTTAGAGCAAAAAGACATAATGATAAAGGTTTCACTCAGTCTCCATGAGGAGTCAGAGGAGCTGGTCTTCATCTAGAGATATGTTTGATTTAGAGTTCTAGTGATTCAGAGACGAAGCTCTGAACTTTTCCTTCCCTCATCGCTGCTGAAACATGAGCAGAGTTCTTTTTTCTGTACTTTCCTTGTTAGGTCTCTCTAGAAGCCCCTCAGATTATAACTTGCTTTCTCACTGGTAGATATCTTCCCAacacctttatttttatgttgtagTTGAGCACTTTACCAAATTGAGCATTCCACGTGTCATTCTTAGAACCCTCTTTAATAGAGGGTTTCAACAGCCTGTGCCTCTTGTCTGCCTTTGACCACTCCTGATCACTCATGTATTGATTACAGTGACTGGAATGTGAGCAATGAATCCAGAAAATGGCCACTGACCTAACATGCTCTCGAGGTAGCACCACCACTCTGAACGGGTGGCTTTGGTCAGGGATTCGGGGCTGAGACAGCACGTGCTGAAGGCTAGAGAGAAACTGCATGGTGGGACCACACCCCCATCTTTCCATCCCCTCCTGCTCATGGCAGCCCCTTGGTTGACAGGTAGAAGGGCAGCTTTCGAAGTGGGGAGATTGTTGCAGGTTacttaatttcttcaaataaactTTGCCCTGAAATCCAGAGCTGACAGTGGGCTGGACTGAGTAATTTACGTGGGAGAGACAACAGGAAAGAGTTGCCAAGACTCGGATGTGTTTTGCAGCTGGGTTATGTGGATGGGGAAAGAATGGGGATAGTTTCACACTGGTGCAGAGAACACAGTTCTGGACTTCAATGTGCTACATTCTAGGCCCAGACCTGCCACTGAGCAACGTCTGGTAAGTTACCTTACCTTTCAGAGTCTGAACTCctcccgttttttttttttttggtggggtggTATGTATGTCCTAACTGgttctctgcctttttttaaagGGTTTGGTTTACATGATCTTTACCTATAAtgttcattttcatgtattttgtatAATGTTTGGTTCTACAAACATGTAGTGCAAAGCACAAATCAAAGACCCTGATTTATACTCTGCTCTCAAGGCGTTCCCGGCCGCTACTGGAGCTAGACAAGTAACGACGACGCAGTGTGACAAGTCTGTGATGTGGGGCAGTGCTCGCCACTGTGGTGGCATAAAGGGAGCTGAGCCAAGCCCTGCTACAGGTCCGCGGGGGTTTCACAGAGAGCTCCATGTGCAGTGGGTGCGGGAGGCTGAACTGATACGGAAATGGTGAGCGTGAGTTGAAGTCACAACTTCACTTCCCCAAAGCATATTCCTCAAAAGTTACTAGGTATGACACCCGGAGAGGCTAAAAAATGTGACTTTATGGCTGAGGAGGTGCATTGTGGCTGGTATCTGTCAGCCTCTCTGAGAGAGCCATGCCGTGGTACCATTAAGGACTGAGCACACTGGGAAGGGGTCAGGGAGCAGGCTCCCCTCTGCAATCTACTGCGATCCCACCCCCTGCCGTTCTTTTGGCATACTTCTGTAGGCGGCTGTGTCCATTTGCCAGGGTCCTTTGGTTTTAAGCAATGTAAGCTGGCACTGACTTCACCTTATCGAAACGAATCTATGAAAGGATGTGGGGTGGGTCCTGAAATGGAAGGAAGAGATGAGGGGACCATCTTTTGGAAGGACAAGACCTGCGTCACATCCGAGAGTCCAGGGAGCAGGAACTCCTGGGAATCTCTTCAGGTGATAGGTTTGGGGATAATGATCCAGTCCTTCTAATTCCTTGCGTCACTCGAAGTTTCCCAGATGACAACTCTGGCCAGAGCACCTTGATCATTTGTTCCATTAAAGTAACAGAGTGGACGTGGAATCCTCAGGGGCGGGTGAAGTGCTGGGATAGAGGGGTGGGGAACGGTTGCTGGGCCAGACCACAGGACAGAGACCCACCCCAGAGCATCTCTACGTGTTCCCCACCTTGGGGTCCTTAAAGCCTCAGCTATCCCTGGCACTTAATAGGTATTCAAGATACGTCGAATCTGCCCAACTTCCACCTTTGCCCTCTGAACTTAAGGCAAAAGTGTTTCTGCCCTCTCCTTAATCCCCATAGCACATTATCACTCGGTAACGCCAAGTGACACCCCATGTTAagagtttcattttaaaagttattaggTATTGTACAAAAAACCGTTTTCATGatgaaagagtttattttaaacaaacttaAACATGTACCTTTCTGCCCCTGTCTTTTCCTCCTTTAGTGGGAGAGATGTTCCTCCCGCTGTCCAAGGCTCACCCCTTCTCAGAACCTTTGTGTAATTATCCCCTCTGTCCTGTGTCTTCACGCTGTGTCCTTCCTCATTTGCAGTTAGTCGTGCTCGTAGTGTTGTGAGAATACACGCAAGAGGCTCAGAACAGTGCTTTGCACTGGTACGCTCACATGTTAGCTGTCGTCATGGGAGAACATTAGTCAGTTGCCCACATCTTCCCTGGGAGTAGTTCTCTCAGGGATCACTTAcataaagggaaaatattttcaactaaaaggaaaaggaggcatACAGCACTCAGAAGGGATTAGACATTATCGTGGCTATTACTACCCTTTTCGTAAATGCTGGAGTTCTTCAAGGCTCTTCTCACCTTCCAACTTTATACAGGCCTGGGTGGTTTTTCTCCACTCGTCTGTGTTAAACCACTTGCATACTGATGACCCTTAATTTTACATCCAGTTTACCTGACGCCCCCAGACCCTCttagacaggggtgtcaaactcatttgcacggggccacgtcagcctcgcggttgctttcaaagggctgaatgcaattttagggctgtatacatgtaactactccttaactaggggcaaggagctcagtgctgccacggggtagaaacaaggtgccgggctggataaaacaaggtggagggccggattcagcctgtgggcctagtgtttgctgcctgtgctcttagatttgttctttcctttcttcaggaGACAAATACTAAACTAGCTGTGTAGACACTTCACAGATGTTTGAAGCCTAACTTGTCTAAaatgccctcctccacctccagcgagctatttctctgctttttccaGGTTTAATAATGGTTCCATCATCTCAAATGCCCGACTGAAACCTAGGGTTGTTGTAACACCTGTCTCACCTCCTACACCTGTCCTACCAATGCTATTTCCCAAATATTTCAAATTGGCGCGTGCCTTCGTTCTCACTACCGCTGCTGTAACCTAACTGGTTGTGTTCTGTCTCGCCTCCCTCTGTTTTCACTCTGCACACTATGGCCAGAGGGATGTTCCTAAAGCAAAAAAACACTGTTCCACCACTTCTTCAGCAGAAACATTTCATTTGCTTCCTCTTGCTCTTTCATGAAGTCCAAATGATCCGGTCTTGTTGCTCGTCACTGTCTCCCCTAGGCCTCTGCTCTTTCCCTGCTTTTCTGGCTCATCTCTCTACCTGAAATAGTTACTTACCCAGAAATAGCCCTCAAGGGGATAATTCCTACTCTCATTAGATACCAGCTTAAACATCACTTCCATAAATATCTGGGATCATTAGGATCTCTGCTATGTGCTCTACTAACTCTTATTTTCCCATATCATGAGACTTTCCTTTATCTTGGAATTTCCTTTATTTGGTATTTGCCAGCTGTCCACTATCACCCATTACATGTAGATGCTGTTCGGGGCATGGCAGACATTGCTTGCCCTCAAAGGATTGCATTCCAGTGCTGTAAAGGAAATAAACCAGGTAACAAGGTGGAGAGTAACGAAAGGAAGGTATACTGTGCACATTGATCTGgtatccaaaagaaaagaaagacccaGAGATGCAAAGCAGAGCAAGAAAGATGGTTCCTGTAAAGTGTTCAGCAGTGCAAAAGTCAAAGAGGAaggggccctggctagtgtggctcagtggattgagtgccagcctgcgaaccacagggtcaccggttcaagtcctggtttagggcacatgcctgggttgcagggccaggtccccagtagggggtgtgtgagaagcaaccacacattgatgtttctctcttctctttctccctccctctaaaaataaataaatcctcacaaaataaataaaagagagaggaaggggttggTTTTCACAAGGAAATCGGTGCACCGAGAGAGGAATGAGGGGTTGTCTTAGTCtacttgggctgctgtaacaataCCATAGACTGTATAGCTTGTAAACCGAAATTCAtgtctcacggttctggaggctgggaagtccaagatcaagcaTCTGTAGATTCTGTGTTGTGAGGACCTGCTCCCTAGTTCATAGACCTTCATCTCACTGTCAGCAcagggcaggaagagaaagggagctCTGGGTCTtcttttataagagcactaatcctattcatgagggctccaccttcaCGACCTAATCAgttcccaaaggctccacctcctaataccatcaccttggggggtaggaattcaacatatgaattgggggtggggagggtaagaacattAAGTCCATTGCAGATGTGATTGAAgaggtgggctggggctgggttaTGGAAATCCCTTCAGATTGTGATGAGGAATTTGGTTTTCATTCTAAATGCAATAGGAAGGCAAAAAAGAGGTTAAAGTAGGGGagtgacattttaaagaaattactcTGGCTGCAGAGGGAATATTGCATCATTAGGGGCAAGAGTGAAAGCAGGGAGACCAATTAAACTCAGTAGTGCAGGTTGAAGCAGCGGATAGGGAGAGAAGTAGGCGGATTAAAGCTATTATATTTGGAGCTGGGAATGACACAGGACGCTCTAACAGATTAATGTAGACATTGTGAGAAAGTAAAAAGTCAAGGAAGCCCTCTAGGGTTTTTACTTGAGCAATTGAAGTAGAGGCCACTTCATGAGTGGAAGAACTTGGGAGTAGATCAAGGGTTTTTGTTTGAATGACTAGAGGTATCCAATGGGCAGCCCAATATAATTGTCCATTGTTCTTCCAGACCAGGGTTGGCAAATCTATGAGACCAGATAGTAAATGTTAGGGTTTGTATGTCAAGAagcaaaataaagtatataagCACATAAAAATCAAACCCATCAAATTTTTTATTGacaattcaaaatataattgagtataattttttttgtaataccAGTCTGCTGCCTAATTAGGATTCAAAGTTAGTGTTCCCTATCATCAAAACCAGTTGCAAATGTTTATCTCTCTTAATGCTGATCTGTAATGagattttacatatttcatttttgaaaatgtcttcACACAGCACAGCCAAATACTAATAATCCaaagcatattattttaattgagcATATTCATCACCTAAAAGGCATTTCTAGGATTCTGTTACATTCTTCTCTTCATGCTCACCTTTTATCACGCCATTGCATTGTAGATTAATCACATCTGATCGACAGGTAGAAGCTCCTTAACTGTGAAATTAAGTACACAAATTTTTCTGTAGTTACAGTGAGGTCCCGCAAACACTGCTGGGACTGTGTTTTGAGTCAGAGAAATCTGCTGCAAATGGATGTGGGTATAGAGATCTTAGCACAGGGAGTGTGCCTCCCAGCACGACATTACCTCTCGGTTAAACAACTTGGATgacctggctgcaatatacatTTCCCATATAAGCACTGTTTTGCCCTGTGATTTTAGATTAAATTCATTAAGAAACATCACATCTGCAgcaagtgtccactgacagatgaatggataaacaaagtatgatatatacatacaatgaatgGAATGTTACAACTCAGCCTTAAACAgcaaggaaattctgacataggCTACAGCATGAATGACTCTTGAagacattaggctaagtgaaataagccagccacaaaaggaCAAGTACTTTTATGACTCCCCTTGTTGGAGGGACTTAGAGCAGTCGTGttcatagagatagaaagtagaatggtgattgccaggcGCTTGGGGGCGGAGAGTGAGGAGcgattgtttaatgggtacagagtttcagttgggAAAGATGCAGAAAGTTCTGCGATAGGTgttggtgatggttgcacagcattGTGAATGGACTTAATGCTACTGAACTATATACACGTAAAAATGGTTTAGGCTctggccagttagctcagttggttggagtatcatcctgataCAGCAAGGTCAGGGGTTTGatcctaggtcagggcacatacaagaatcaacaaatggatgcataaaaagtggaacaaatcaatgtttctctccctccctccctccccgcattgcctctctctctctctctctaaaatcagtaaataaattttttttaaatggtttaaatCAAGGATCCCCAATCTTCCTCCTCCCAGTCCGTGGATGCCACTCGAGTTACCACATGAGCTCCGCCTCCTGAGTCCCCCCACCCTGGTCCATGAAAAATTGTATTCCACTCCACCAGTCCTTAgtgcccaaaaggttggggaccgctggttTCAATGGTAAAATGTATGTATAGtttgccacaataaaaataaatgaactactAATGACCTAATGAATCGACATTGGGCATGAGTAGCTGTTaacaccacaaaaaaagaaaaccagacatTATTTGCTTCTTATggaaaacaccaccaccacctatGAATTATTCTGGCCCCAAACAACTATCGAACTTGAATGTGATCAAGTCTCAAGATGTAACTACCAATTCCCAGAAAGTGCAGAGGGCGGGGAAACATTAAACCACACCACAGTGATGCAGCCCGCAAAGCTAGACTGTAGGAAATACTAAGGAACAAGCCGCGTTCTCTTCATCAAAAAACtgcaaaggggaaaaagggaTGAAGGGAAACCTATggtttgaaagattttaaaagactttaaccAATTATAATGTGTGGACCTTATTTGGaacatagctttttaaaaaaaaaatttaaaacatggctTTTATGAGACAACTGGGAACTCTACCACTGGCCAGGCATTTGATGACATTAGGGAGTTATTGTTAATATTCTTAGTAGCGACAATGGTATTGTGGTTAAGGTTTAAAAGGGCCCTTGTCTTTGGTGGCGTTGGTTAGTTATGATTACATAAATTTATCCATAGTTACGGATTGAATAAAGATGCCGAATACATATATGAGCTCTAGATAActgtataaattaaattataatgtgTATGTatagtccttttttaaaaagattaagaaatttgGAAAAAGCTATACGCTTTAAGAATGTCTAATcagatattttatattacaaatacATTCTGGTTTGTGTTCTGGCCCAAGTTAATAAAACTTTCTGCTTGACTCCTAAAGTAATCAATTGTTCTATGTATTGATGTAGAAAGATCTCCAGTATATATTCTTGAGTGAAAGAAACAGAGTACAGAATAGTATATAAAGCATGCTATGCTGTGTATGAGAGACAGTGAGGGCAGggaggaaataaagataaaatgtttgCTTATATTTGCAAAAAGAAGCACGGCTAGAATAAACAAGAAACCAATAAAAATGGGAAGTTAGGTAAGGCCAGAAATAAGACTACTGTGCTTTAAGATTCCTCTATGTgcactctttctttttctttcttttttttttgtatttcacaGTCTTTATAGAAGGATAGACATTTAATAATGGTGGCGTGTACAGTCCTTGCTTACGACCAAATCATATCACTGAAGTGGACTTTTCAGTACTCTGAATCATATAGTCCATTACctaatcaaaaataaaagtaaaaatttttattttatttaaagattttatttatttatttttggacagaggagaagggagggagaaagggagagaaacatcaatgtgtggttgcctttcttgcaccccctactggggatctggcccacaacccaggcatgtgccctgactaggaattgaaccagcaaccctttgtttcacaggctggcgctcaatccactgagccacaccagccagggctgttcatagttttgatcatctcctttttcttagataagtccctttaacgtttcatataataaggccttggtgatgatgaactcctttagcttgacctcatctgggaagcactttatctgcccttccattccaaatgatagctttgctggacagagtaatcttggatgtaggtccttgcctttcatgaccgtgaatacttctttccagccccttcttgcctgtaaggtttcttttgagaaattagctgatagtctaatgggaactcctttgtagataactgtctccttttcttttgctgcttttaagattctctccttatcgttaatcttgggtaatgtaattatgatgtgccttggtgtgtgcttccctgggtccaacttctttgggactctaggtttcctggacttcctggaagtctatttcctttgccagattggggaagttctccttcactatgttttcaaataagttttcaatttcttgctcttcctcttttccttctggaacccctatgatctggatgttgaaacatttaaagttgtcctggaggttcctaagcctctcttcattttttaaaattcttatttcttcattctgttccacctgaatgtttatttctttcttctgttcctaatcattgatttgagtcccggtttccttcccttcactcttggttccctatatatttttctttatttcactttgcatagccttcacttttccctctgttttgtgaccatacttgaccatttctgtgagcatcctaattaccagtgttttgaactctgcatctgataggttggctatctcttcatcacttagttctacttttggaggtttgatctgttctttcatttgggccatatttctttgtctcagcgtaCCTTttacgttgtaaggggcggagccttagatattagccagggcggggcaacccacgtactgtgctgtggtgctgtatgtaggggaggggtcggagagggaacagtgccacttgctcggctcttgtcctgctttcagtcacttcccccactacctacaagcaatttgggcccttctggtgctgattcccaggtgagtgggtttgtgtatattctaggaccctgtggatcgctccagtgaactctcctgtgaggctgggagtttctcccgctggtacaacacccacagatttttacagccacaggttttgaggctttcttttcccttgctggagccctgggttgtgtg
The Desmodus rotundus isolate HL8 chromosome 11, HLdesRot8A.1, whole genome shotgun sequence genome window above contains:
- the CUTA gene encoding protein CutA isoform X4, which produces MPALLSVASRLLLLPRALLSMASGSPPPQSSPASDSGYVPGSVSAAFVTCPNEKVAKEIARAVVEKRLAACVNLVPQITSIYEWKGKIEEDSEVLMLGAPLRSGRGDRAACGAGELPVPALGAPGDRVGFQPRRSPAVMPAALCPPTLPRSAFQRTGLLINPVFGSFCLLPFLVNMCEFGWEGKKCF
- the CUTA gene encoding protein CutA isoform X1, yielding MRGVRAPAVLLGGGVSDQPRPFWTSRPGPPPPVPKTPEAALLLSLLWMPALLSVASRLLLLPRALLSMASGSPPPQSSPASDSGYVPGSVSAAFVTCPNEKVAKEIARAVVEKRLAACVNLVPQITSIYEWKGKIEEDSEVLMLGAPLRSGRGDRAACGAGELPVPALGAPGDRVGFQPRRSPAVMPAALCPPTLPRSAFQRTGLLINPVFGSFCLLPFLVNMCEFGWEGKKCF
- the CUTA gene encoding protein CutA isoform X2; translated protein: MRGVRAPAVLLGGGAALLLSLLWMPALLSVASRLLLLPRALLSMASGSPPPQSSPASDSGYVPGSVSAAFVTCPNEKVAKEIARAVVEKRLAACVNLVPQITSIYEWKGKIEEDSEVLMLGAPLRSGRGDRAACGAGELPVPALGAPGDRVGFQPRRSPAVMPAALCPPTLPRSAFQRTGLLINPVFGSFCLLPFLVNMCEFGWEGKKCF
- the CUTA gene encoding protein CutA isoform X6: MPALLSVASRLLLLPRALLSMASGSPPPQSSPASDSGYVPGSVSAAFVTCPNEKVAKEIARAVVEKRLAACVNLVPQITSIYEWKGKIEEDSEVLMMIKTRSSLVPALTDFVRSVHPYEVAEVIALPVEQGNSPYLHWVRQVTESVSSPDAALP
- the CUTA gene encoding protein CutA isoform X3, which translates into the protein MRGVRAPAVLLGGGVSDQPRPFWTSRPGPPPPVPKTPEAALLLSLLWMPALLSVASRLLLLPRALLSMASGSPPPQSSPASDSGYVPGSVSAAFVTCPNEKVAKEIARAVVEKRLAACVNLVPQITSIYEWKGKIEEDSEVLMMIKTRSSLVPALTDFVRSVHPYEVAEVIALPVEQGNSPYLHWVRQVTESVSSPDAALP
- the CUTA gene encoding protein CutA isoform X5 — protein: MRGVRAPAVLLGGGAALLLSLLWMPALLSVASRLLLLPRALLSMASGSPPPQSSPASDSGYVPGSVSAAFVTCPNEKVAKEIARAVVEKRLAACVNLVPQITSIYEWKGKIEEDSEVLMMIKTRSSLVPALTDFVRSVHPYEVAEVIALPVEQGNSPYLHWVRQVTESVSSPDAALP
- the ZBTB9 gene encoding zinc finger and BTB domain-containing protein 9, which gives rise to MDTSTPLPPVPQSPNCNPAPRTIQIEFSQHSSLLLEALNRHRLEGKFCDVSLLVQGRELRAHKAVLAAASPYFHDKLLLGDAPRLTLPSVIEADAFEGLLQLIYSGRLRLPLDALPAHLLVASGLQMWQVVDQCSEILRELETSGGGISTRGATPYHTLLSTTSSTGGWCIRSSPFQTPVQASASTQNPVGGDGSELGNVLRIQVEEEEEEEDDDDDEDQGSAALSQTPQPARVSGVPHPHGSHPLPISATPRRLPDNENAPLEPLTPSAPPPKIIYIKQEPFEPKEEISGGGTQAGGVKEETTVFSGGDTEGTEELGFLTPSGAGAASGGGGGPSWKPVDLHGNEILSGGGGPGGTGQAVHGPVKLGGTPPADGKCFGCLCGKRFAVKPKRDRHIMLTFSLRPFGCGICNKRFKLKHHLTEHMKTHAGALHACPHCGRRFRVHACFLRHRDLCKGQGWATAHWTYK